Sequence from the Arthrobacter pigmenti genome:
CACTGAGCATCTGCTGCGCCGTCCGGCCCGGTACCCGCAACAAGGGTGCGATCTCCTGGGCGGCTAACGTGAAGCCCGTCCCGGGGCGGTCCAACCCGGTCCGGAAGACCTCGTCCCCGTGCATCTGATGGAACACCTGGGCAAGCAATGCCGCTGACTGCGCGGCAGCCCACGAGGTGAGCCGGTCAGCAGCCCGTATCAGGTCCAGTGCGTCCGGTAGGCCCTGCAACCACGGATTCTCATCCGTGAGCATCGCGACCAACGCCTTCGGACCAGCGGCCTCCACACGTTCGCGCTCATCCTCAGCCGAGGAACCGCCCTCGAAATCCGCAGAACGGCCTGAATCGAACCTGTTCTCATCAAACCGCGGACCGAGGCAGGACAGACCATCACAAGCGGCATCGCGCGGGCATGCGCAGGTAGTCCCACTTGCTTCCCCGGCAGGGGAACCGGCTTCTGCTGTCGCTGATCCGTTCATGACTTCAGTCCATCACCTGCCACTGACAGAAATCGGCCCGATAAGAGCGACCAGATTATGCCCACAGCGAACACCCGAATGGTGAGCAATCCGAAGGTCCGCCCAGAGGCGCTCCGACCGTTAACGTCCTCACACAACAGGAAGCGCGACCACCCCGAGGCGCGCTCGAAACACCCGCTTCCGTTGCGGGGTCACGCGTTAGCCATAGCGTGGTCGGAATGAACAGCACGCGGCTCGGCCGGGACTTCGGGTGGTTATGGGCAGCCTACTCGGCGAGCTCTCTCGGCACCGCCGGAAGCATGGCATCTGCGGTCGAAGCGAACGATGCGAGTGCCAAGGGCCCCACGAGCGAGTAAGCGCGGGAGTTTGAAGAACATGGTGTCCATCCACCACCGGCCAACCCATATCGAAGATCAAACCGAGATCGGTCATTTGGAAGGTGACCTTGTGATGGGTTCTCGCCCTTCAGCTGACGCAACGCTCGTTGATCGGAAGGCCAGGTACGTTCGCCTGGTGAACCTACCCTCAAGCTTCGGCGAGCTGCCGCTCGAACAACGCCTGTCGCTGACCTGAGGTCGAGGCAGGGAACTGGCCGAGCATCAGGAGCTCACGGCCGAACTGGGCCTGCATCTACTTCTGCGACAGACGCAGTCCTTGGCAGCGCAGCACGAACGAGAACACCAACTTGACTGGGCGACTTCTTCAGCCGCTTTTCGAACCGTCCACGTCCGCTACCGCTGTTCCAGGAGGATCCGCAAACGTGCTTGGAGACGGCGTCACTTTCTGGACTACCCGTGGTCCTTAGGATGAGGCATGAGCAAGGCAGCAAGTGCGGGTTCTGGGTCCTCTTTCTAGTAGTGATGCTTCTTCGTCTACCAGCTCCTCGGATGGGTTGGCGTTCTGCATTATGGGAAAGGGGGGCTATAGGGGCAGGCACAGTACTCCCCATCAACCGAAAAGCGCAGCAGGACGAGCGCAAGGCACGCTTCCGCAGCGATGACTGATTCCCGCTGAGGGATCGTCAAAGGGCGATCCCGGGCGACACTACGTTTTGGCATGGCAATCCCGGGTTACAGCCCGAGGTCCTTCCGCGATGTCAGCGCCAGCCTCTCGACGAGGTCGGCGGGGATGGGATTGCTCGCCGGAAATGTGATGCCAGTCTTGGTGGCATTCAGCCCGGCGGCGGCGATCTCATTGGTATGAGCGGTAATGGCTCCGGGGGAGAGGTAAAGGCCGCATTGCTTGCTGAAGGCGGCGTAACTGGCGACGATTGATCGCCCGATCCTGAACCCCGGCATGTTGTATTGAATGACTTCCTCCGCGTCTGGCAGGGTGCGCGCGAGCTGGGCACGCAACGTGGCCAGCAGTGGGCAGAACCGTTGCGGAGCCGCAGCGATGTACGCGTCGTGGTCGGAGAATGTCATTCGACCATTGTTCAGCAAGGGGGTTCGTCCCTCAACAACGGGCCTCATCGTCGCATGGCGTCCGGTGCGGTGCTGGCCGCGCTCGGGCAGGGCCGAATCACCTGCGCATACTCCGAACCCATGCATCCGTTTGCGGATGGGCTTGGGGTCGAAGACCACCAATTTGTTGCCATGCCTCCTGAGGGTTCGGCGCCCGAGGCTTCCCCTGCTTTTAGGTCAGGGTCTACATTTTTGCCTATGGTGAAGACCGAGGGACCGCAGGTACGACGCTTCAAGATTGTGGGTAGTGTCGGCGTCATCTTGCTCCCCTCATCGGCGTACTACTCACGCTAACTGCACGTTGGAGTCGTTGGGCTGCTTCCGCTCTTCCGCTATCCTGATTACTTTCCCGTTGTGGCTCTTGGCGAAGCGGGAGCGAGGCGGCAGGCAGACTGTCGAATCAGATGCTCAATCTCGAAAACGAACGTTGAGGGATCCCCCACCGTGCCTGTCGGCAGTAGTTGGCTGGGATGAGTGATCGTGCCGTCATTCCGAAGGACTAATCCCATCGGATGCAGATCCAGTAATGCTCGTCTTGGTCTCATGCCGACTCACACGCACTCGCATCACGGCAAGTACAACCCATACTGCTGTTATCCCTGAACCTACGACAACGAAAAATATGTTGATCCTCGTCCATCCCTCCTCCTCCAGCCGCAATAGAGGTGGGATGACCACGCAAACCCCCACGATGATTCCTATCCAAATCTGGAACGGGTGTGGGTACCGCCCACTCAATGAATGTGGCATGCCCCTAGCTTGCCCCCTGGAGGGGTCTAAGCAGAAGGAAGCTCAAGTGGAAATTATTTCGGTCCTGGTCGGAAGCGATCCCCACCGCGCCACCCGCCGATTCCTTGTTGGGACTTGAGCGCTTCGTGTCGGCACGAGGCTACCCGCCGGAGGAACTAAGCCGCCTCAATCGGCAACCACAACTGCCCGCGGCCGCTCGCGCCGTCGGGCTCTGGTTGCACGCTCAGCAGCTGCGGCCCGGGCGCCCACCGGTAGGGGTTGGCCGGGAACCACTCGGTGGCGGCGTTGGCCCAGAGATGCTGAAGGGCTTCCGGGAACTTCCCTTCGGCCTCGAACACCACCCACATACCGGCCGGAACCTCCTGCGACTCGAATCCGTCCGGCGCCGGTTGTGAACTCGCGACAGCCCGCCAGTAATCCAACACGCTGCCCTCTGTACCCGGTTCCTCTATGTTGTCCGTCACAGCGAGGGATCCGGCCGGGTCAACATCCGATAGCTCCGCCAGCCGCAACCGAACCGAAGGGTCAAGGCTCCGCTCGAATGCCTCAATATCCGGGTTTGGCCCCTCGTATACGAGCCCTACACGCGTCCGAACTCCGATCAGCCGGAAGGCTTCCTTGTCGACGATGCGGTGTTTCATATTGCTTCTCCCTTCAACTCGAAGATGAAATCTCAACTGGGGCTGGGAATGCAGTACGGCTCCAGGGCTCCGCGCCTCGGACGGCGTCAGCCCGTGCATAGT
This genomic interval carries:
- a CDS encoding iron chaperone; this translates as MTFSDHDAYIAAAPQRFCPLLATLRAQLARTLPDAEEVIQYNMPGFRIGRSIVASYAAFSKQCGLYLSPGAITAHTNEIAAAGLNATKTGITFPASNPIPADLVERLALTSRKDLGL
- a CDS encoding AraC family transcriptional regulator is translated as MQEWNRAIELIEADLTTTIDVCALARVALTSEYHFRRMFASLAGMPLSEYIRRRRLTAATAEILAGDPVLDVAIRYGYGSAEAFARAFKTMHGLTPSEARSPGAVLHSQPQLRFHLRVEGRSNMKHRIVDKEAFRLIGVRTRVGLVYEGPNPDIEAFERSLDPSVRLRLAELSDVDPAGSLAVTDNIEEPGTEGSVLDYWRAVASSQPAPDGFESQEVPAGMWVVFEAEGKFPEALQHLWANAATEWFPANPYRWAPGPQLLSVQPEPDGASGRGQLWLPIEAA